The following coding sequences lie in one Mycobacterium sp. Z3061 genomic window:
- a CDS encoding CoA transferase, with product MQGIRVLEVAQFTFVPAAGAILADWGADVIKVEHPARGDTQRGFLNMGGIQINPDRHPLMEHPNRGKRSVGVDVSTPGGQEVLYELAKVSDVFLTNYLPAQRQKNKFDVEHIRAANPDIVYARGSAYGDKGPERQTGGYDGTAFWTRSGVGYALTPAELGGALGQGIPAFGDSIGGMFIAGGISAALLHRERTGEAVELDVSLLSTAWWAAGASVTQGMETGEVMRTPMPGSLAPSVNPFMGNYLTSDGGTINLCIISPTGLIRDTFEHLGIPDAADDPRFSEVLPLIQNADAAAKLIADAFAGKPFAYWRQHLKTMRGQWAPFQSLLDLADDEQAIANDMISEVEVASGGAPFKVVRGPVQFNHEPLETTRAPQASEHTEIVLMEIGMDWDRIAALKDAGAIA from the coding sequence ATGCAGGGCATTCGCGTCCTCGAGGTTGCACAGTTCACCTTCGTTCCGGCCGCGGGCGCGATCCTGGCTGACTGGGGAGCCGACGTCATCAAGGTCGAGCACCCCGCACGGGGAGACACCCAGCGGGGGTTTCTGAACATGGGTGGCATTCAGATCAACCCGGACCGTCATCCCCTGATGGAGCATCCCAACCGCGGCAAACGCAGCGTCGGCGTCGACGTGTCCACACCCGGCGGCCAGGAGGTGCTCTACGAACTGGCCAAGGTTTCCGACGTCTTCCTCACCAATTACCTGCCCGCGCAACGGCAGAAGAACAAGTTCGACGTCGAACACATCCGTGCGGCCAATCCCGACATCGTCTACGCCCGCGGTTCGGCGTACGGCGACAAGGGCCCGGAACGCCAGACCGGCGGATATGACGGGACGGCGTTCTGGACGCGCAGCGGCGTCGGCTACGCCCTGACCCCCGCGGAACTGGGCGGCGCACTGGGACAGGGCATTCCCGCATTCGGCGACTCCATCGGCGGGATGTTCATCGCCGGGGGCATCTCGGCGGCACTGCTGCACCGGGAACGTACCGGTGAAGCCGTCGAACTCGACGTGTCGCTGCTGAGCACCGCATGGTGGGCGGCGGGCGCGAGCGTCACCCAGGGCATGGAGACCGGCGAGGTGATGCGCACACCCATGCCCGGTTCGTTGGCGCCTTCGGTGAACCCGTTCATGGGCAACTACCTGACCTCAGACGGCGGCACCATCAATCTCTGCATCATCAGCCCTACCGGGTTGATCCGGGATACATTCGAGCACCTCGGGATCCCGGATGCCGCCGACGACCCCCGCTTCTCGGAGGTACTACCGCTGATCCAGAACGCCGACGCGGCCGCCAAGCTCATCGCGGATGCGTTCGCCGGCAAGCCATTTGCCTATTGGCGACAGCATCTGAAGACCATGAGGGGCCAGTGGGCACCGTTCCAGAGCCTGCTGGACCTGGCCGACGACGAGCAGGCGATCGCCAACGACATGATCTCCGAGGTCGAAGTGGCCAGCGGCGGAGCGCCCTTCAAGGTGGTGCGCGGTCCGGTCCAGTTCAATCACGAGCCGTTGGAGACCACCCGTGCGCCTCAGGCCTCCGAGCACACCGAGATCGTCCTGATGGAGATTGGCATGGACTGGGACCGCATCGCCGCACTGAAAGACGCCGGCGCCATCGCCTGA
- the trxA gene encoding thioredoxin — translation MTVKSLTADDFEATIVTNPIVLVDFWAPWCGPCRGFAPVFERSAQQHVDVVHAKVDTDAERELAATVGIRSVPTIMAFRDGILVYSQAGAMPPAVLEDLIGKVKGLDMNAVRAQIAQRKAAASA, via the coding sequence ATGACCGTCAAATCCCTCACCGCAGACGATTTCGAAGCAACAATCGTGACCAACCCCATTGTGCTGGTCGACTTCTGGGCGCCGTGGTGTGGTCCGTGCCGAGGGTTCGCACCGGTTTTCGAGCGGTCCGCGCAACAGCACGTCGACGTGGTGCACGCGAAGGTGGACACCGATGCCGAGCGGGAACTCGCTGCGACGGTGGGAATCCGCTCGGTGCCCACGATCATGGCGTTCCGGGACGGCATCCTGGTGTACAGCCAGGCCGGGGCGATGCCGCCCGCGGTCTTGGAAGACCTGATTGGCAAGGTCAAAGGCCTGGACATGAACGCGGTGCGCGCCCAGATCGCCCAGCGCAAGGCGGCCGCCAGCGCCTGA
- a CDS encoding MMPL family transporter gives MNTNTDSRPRFMRFVRAFAIPIILVWLLLTLAVNLLVPPIESVARTHAVTMSPQDAPAMIAAKRIGATFHESDSDSIVMVVLESNKDLGDQAHAYYDGLITKLAADTKHVQHVQNLWGDRITAAGSQSGDGKAAYVQLNVAGNQGSTLGNESVDAVRKIVDESKPPPGLRTYVTGPAALTTDMNEAADKSMFKMMGVTGVVIMIMLFVVYRSVVTVLLVLVMVGFEMGTARGVIALLGRYDLLGFSTFVVAMLSSLAIAAGTDYAIFLIGRYQEARQNGQDRETAYYTMFRGTYHVILGSGLTIAGASFCLHFARLSYFKALGIPSALGLLIVIAGALTAAPAIVAVATRFGLLDPKRMIKTRGWRRMGTATVRWPGPIFVASLLIALVGLLIVPTMSISYNDRYYIPSNLPSNVGYNAAEKHFSAARLNPDILMIEGDHDMRNSSDMIILDRIAKDIFRTPGIARVQSITRPLGGPIEHSSIPFQVSMQALPIQQNLQFMKDRMADMLTMSDDLGVMIGSMQRMQGLMKQMSGTTHHMVGDMGAMKATLDEMRDHLADFDDFARPFRSYLYWEQHCFNIPACWAAKSVFEAIDGVDKFSSDMTTLIGDMNNIDALLPKMLAEFPPIIAVAQSMQGTLLTLHSSFSGLVTQMSRMTDTASAMGQAFDSSKADDYFYLPPEAFDNPDFQRGLKLFLSPDGKAARFIITHDSDPATPKGIAAVKPELNAAHEAVKGTPLANAKFYLTGTAAVYNDIQTGSQFDLLIVGIAALTLIFVVMVVITRALVASLVIVGTVLLSLGAAFGLSVLVWQHILGLDLNWIAPVFGLIILLAVGSDYNLLLVSRFQEEIGAGLRTGIIRSMGETGGVVTAAGLVFAFTMMSMAASDLSSIGQAGSTIGLGLLFDTLIVRSLMTPSIAALLGRWFWWPLKVRPRPASSMLRPFGPRRLVRSLLLGEEADAAKPVEHREPVRV, from the coding sequence ATGAACACCAACACCGACAGCCGTCCGCGCTTCATGCGCTTTGTCCGGGCGTTCGCCATTCCGATCATCCTGGTCTGGCTCCTTTTGACGCTCGCGGTCAATCTCCTTGTGCCGCCGATCGAGTCGGTCGCCCGCACCCACGCGGTGACGATGTCGCCGCAGGACGCACCCGCGATGATCGCGGCCAAGCGGATCGGCGCGACCTTCCACGAGTCCGATTCGGACAGCATCGTGATGGTCGTCCTGGAGAGCAACAAAGACCTGGGCGACCAGGCACACGCCTACTACGACGGACTGATCACAAAGCTGGCGGCAGACACCAAACACGTTCAGCACGTTCAGAATCTGTGGGGCGACCGGATCACCGCCGCGGGTTCTCAGAGCGGGGACGGCAAGGCGGCCTACGTCCAGCTCAACGTCGCCGGCAATCAGGGCAGCACGCTGGGAAACGAGTCCGTCGACGCGGTCCGCAAGATCGTCGACGAGTCCAAACCGCCGCCCGGGCTCAGGACCTACGTGACCGGCCCGGCGGCGCTGACGACGGACATGAACGAAGCGGCCGACAAGAGCATGTTCAAGATGATGGGCGTGACCGGTGTGGTCATCATGATCATGCTGTTCGTGGTCTACCGCTCCGTCGTCACGGTGCTGCTGGTTCTGGTCATGGTCGGCTTCGAAATGGGCACGGCCAGAGGAGTGATAGCGCTTCTCGGACGCTACGACCTGTTGGGCTTTTCGACGTTCGTCGTCGCCATGCTGTCGTCGCTGGCCATCGCGGCCGGCACGGACTACGCGATCTTCCTGATCGGCCGCTATCAGGAGGCGCGTCAGAACGGCCAGGACCGGGAAACGGCCTACTACACCATGTTTCGCGGTACCTATCACGTCATTCTGGGATCGGGCCTGACCATCGCCGGCGCGTCCTTCTGCCTGCACTTCGCGCGACTGTCGTACTTCAAGGCCCTCGGCATCCCGTCGGCGCTGGGCCTGCTCATCGTGATCGCGGGCGCGCTGACCGCGGCGCCGGCGATCGTCGCGGTGGCGACCCGATTCGGCCTGCTCGATCCCAAGCGGATGATCAAGACGCGGGGATGGCGCCGGATGGGCACCGCGACCGTCCGCTGGCCGGGACCGATTTTCGTGGCGTCACTGCTCATCGCACTGGTCGGGCTGCTCATCGTGCCGACGATGTCGATCAGCTACAACGACCGTTACTACATCCCGTCGAATCTGCCGTCCAACGTCGGATACAACGCCGCGGAAAAGCATTTCAGCGCTGCCCGGCTCAATCCCGACATCCTCATGATCGAGGGCGACCATGACATGCGGAACTCCAGCGACATGATCATCCTGGACCGGATCGCCAAGGACATCTTCCGGACGCCCGGAATCGCCCGCGTCCAGAGCATCACCAGACCACTGGGCGGGCCGATCGAGCACAGTTCGATCCCGTTCCAGGTCAGCATGCAAGCATTGCCGATTCAACAGAACCTGCAGTTCATGAAGGACCGGATGGCCGACATGCTCACCATGAGTGACGATCTCGGCGTCATGATCGGCTCAATGCAACGCATGCAGGGCCTGATGAAGCAGATGAGCGGCACGACTCACCACATGGTGGGCGATATGGGTGCCATGAAGGCCACGCTCGACGAGATGCGGGATCATCTGGCGGACTTCGACGACTTCGCGCGGCCGTTCCGCAGCTACTTGTATTGGGAGCAGCACTGTTTCAACATTCCCGCGTGCTGGGCGGCGAAGTCGGTGTTCGAGGCGATCGACGGGGTGGACAAGTTCAGTTCCGACATGACCACGCTGATCGGCGACATGAACAATATCGACGCGCTGTTGCCCAAGATGCTGGCAGAGTTCCCGCCGATCATCGCGGTCGCGCAGTCGATGCAGGGGACCCTGCTGACGCTGCACAGCAGCTTCTCCGGTCTGGTCACGCAGATGTCGCGGATGACCGATACCGCAAGCGCGATGGGTCAGGCATTCGACTCCTCCAAAGCCGACGACTACTTCTATCTGCCGCCGGAGGCGTTCGACAACCCCGACTTTCAACGGGGCCTGAAGCTGTTCTTGTCGCCGGACGGCAAGGCGGCCCGGTTCATCATCACCCACGACTCCGACCCGGCGACGCCCAAAGGCATTGCGGCGGTCAAGCCGGAACTCAATGCCGCACACGAAGCCGTCAAGGGCACACCGCTGGCCAACGCCAAGTTCTATCTCACCGGCACGGCCGCGGTCTACAACGACATCCAGACCGGCTCCCAGTTCGACCTTTTGATCGTCGGAATCGCGGCGCTGACACTGATTTTCGTGGTGATGGTGGTCATCACCCGAGCGCTGGTGGCATCGCTGGTCATCGTCGGCACGGTCTTGTTGTCGCTAGGAGCGGCGTTCGGGCTGTCGGTCCTGGTGTGGCAGCACATCCTCGGCCTGGACCTGAACTGGATCGCGCCGGTGTTCGGCCTGATCATCCTGCTGGCCGTCGGGTCCGACTACAACCTGTTGCTCGTCTCGAGATTCCAGGAGGAGATCGGCGCGGGGTTGCGGACCGGGATCATCCGCTCGATGGGTGAGACCGGTGGCGTCGTCACTGCCGCGGGTCTGGTTTTCGCGTTCACCATGATGTCGATGGCGGCCAGTGATCTGAGCTCAATCGGCCAGGCCGGCAGCACGATTGGGCTCGGCCTGCTGTTCGACACCCTGATCGTGCGATCGCTGATGACACCCTCGATCGCCGCGCTGCTCGGCAGGTGGTTCTGGTGGCCGCTCAAGGTGCGGCCCCGCCCGGCCAGCTCGATGCTGCGGCCCTTCGGCCCCCGCAGATTGGTGCGCTCGCTTCTGCTGGGTGAAGAGGCCGATGCGGCGAAGCCCGTCGAACACCGGGAGCCGGTGCGGGTGTAG
- a CDS encoding MmpS family transport accessory protein produces MLTFLKRAWIPLVVVVAVALGGIAVQRLRGVFGSDKLFSTTGSAAETIVPFNPKTVTYEVFGPSDTRGSLSYLNKDAVAEEAKFSSLPWTYTISTTNPAVIANVVAQGDSDRIGCRITVNGDVRDEQSSTGHHAQTFCLVKAA; encoded by the coding sequence ATGCTCACCTTTCTCAAGCGAGCCTGGATACCGCTTGTCGTCGTTGTCGCTGTCGCCTTGGGCGGCATCGCCGTTCAGCGACTGCGCGGCGTCTTCGGCTCAGACAAGCTGTTCTCGACGACCGGGAGCGCCGCCGAAACGATTGTGCCCTTCAACCCGAAGACCGTGACCTATGAGGTTTTCGGGCCTAGTGACACCAGAGGAAGCCTGAGCTACCTGAACAAGGATGCGGTGGCCGAGGAAGCGAAGTTCAGCAGCTTGCCCTGGACATACACGATTTCGACGACCAACCCGGCCGTCATCGCCAACGTCGTGGCGCAGGGAGACAGCGACCGTATCGGCTGCCGCATCACCGTCAACGGCGATGTCCGGGACGAACAGTCATCCACCGGGCATCACGCCCAGACCTTCTGTCTGGTGAAAGCCGCATGA
- a CDS encoding enoyl-CoA hydratase gives MSAADAENAVLYEATPTGVAIVTLNRPDRLNAWGPDMAGPFYAAVDRAEHDPSIKVIVVTGRGRAFCAGAHLGAPGSAGRVGESLENAGGKSVADLVGERPPHFVTELRKPVIAAINGPCVGIGLTQALMCDVRFAAAGAKFGAVFARRGLIAEFGISWILPRLVGWGVALDLLLSGRTFLADEAAQLGLVKEVVPPEKLMARVLEYADDIAAFCSPTAMAVIKRQTYGDTTRDVVTATADAEALMWEALPRPDVVEGIVSFLQKRSPHFPSLTDI, from the coding sequence ATGAGCGCAGCAGACGCCGAAAACGCGGTGCTGTATGAGGCCACTCCGACCGGTGTCGCGATCGTCACGCTCAATCGTCCGGATCGGCTCAACGCCTGGGGTCCCGACATGGCGGGGCCCTTTTACGCGGCGGTAGATCGCGCCGAGCACGACCCCTCGATCAAGGTGATCGTGGTGACCGGCCGGGGTCGCGCGTTCTGTGCCGGCGCCCACCTGGGTGCGCCCGGATCGGCGGGCCGCGTAGGCGAGTCGCTGGAAAATGCCGGCGGCAAGAGCGTCGCGGATCTGGTGGGGGAACGGCCGCCGCACTTCGTGACCGAATTGCGCAAGCCGGTCATCGCGGCGATCAACGGGCCGTGCGTCGGAATCGGATTGACTCAGGCACTGATGTGCGACGTCCGATTCGCCGCGGCCGGAGCCAAATTCGGCGCGGTGTTCGCCCGCCGCGGTCTCATCGCCGAGTTCGGCATCTCCTGGATCCTGCCGCGTCTGGTCGGTTGGGGTGTCGCACTGGACCTGCTGCTGAGCGGCCGCACATTCCTGGCCGACGAGGCGGCCCAACTGGGTCTGGTCAAGGAAGTCGTACCGCCGGAAAAGCTGATGGCGCGGGTCCTCGAATACGCCGACGACATCGCCGCATTCTGTTCTCCGACGGCGATGGCGGTGATCAAGCGCCAAACCTACGGAGACACCACCCGAGATGTCGTCACCGCGACCGCGGACGCCGAAGCGCTGATGTGGGAGGCCCTTCCGCGGCCTGATGTCGTGGAAGGCATCGTCAGCTTCCTGCAGAAGCGGTCACCGCACTTCCCGTCGCTCACCGACATCTGA
- a CDS encoding GlsB/YeaQ/YmgE family stress response membrane protein, producing MLTLGVIGWIVIGGLAGWIGSKIMKTDGQMGLFLNIVVGVIGGLLGGFLLRGFGVNVAGGGLLFSFLTCLLGAVILLAIVKLVSGRRVSR from the coding sequence ATGCTCACTCTCGGCGTAATCGGCTGGATCGTCATCGGCGGCCTGGCCGGCTGGATAGGCAGCAAAATCATGAAGACCGACGGGCAGATGGGTCTCTTCCTCAACATCGTGGTCGGCGTCATCGGAGGGTTGTTGGGCGGTTTTCTGCTGCGTGGCTTCGGTGTGAACGTGGCGGGTGGTGGACTGCTCTTCTCGTTTCTCACTTGCCTGTTGGGCGCGGTCATCCTGCTGGCGATCGTCAAGCTGGTCTCCGGGCGCCGAGTGTCCCGTTAG
- a CDS encoding CsbD family protein encodes MANENSGPAEAIKGVVEDVKGKAKEVVGTVTGRNDLVDEGKAQQDKAEAQRDAAKYEAQAEAARGEAKVQEARQEAHQ; translated from the coding sequence ATGGCGAACGAGAACAGCGGTCCGGCCGAGGCCATCAAGGGTGTCGTCGAGGACGTCAAGGGCAAGGCCAAAGAGGTCGTCGGCACGGTGACCGGCCGCAACGACCTGGTCGACGAGGGCAAGGCCCAGCAGGACAAGGCCGAGGCCCAGCGCGACGCCGCCAAGTACGAGGCTCAGGCCGAGGCTGCCCGTGGCGAGGCCAAGGTGCAGGAAGCACGCCAAGAGGCACACCAGTAG
- a CDS encoding dihydrodipicolinate synthase family protein: MATASEARAWARGALRGIGDSLYTPFSGTDGDDIDWDAYRTLVRYCVGDLGHPMLWCTSGLAEFWALTLEERKRLLEVAIEEGRRANPDVVVQACTAAMSAKDCLDLTLHAQQAGADIAYIQTPMMEAHGGEGVLRFFSYIAARTDIALGMFNSPSSGYVLTAAESARIYHEVPAVCATKEGAFRPESSRRLHELAPGLVLWECDRTVYRAGWLRAGIVCPAQLGTAGYLFETPQRRLFSEYWDLVMADKLLEAMDYGRESGLDQFDLDVGSWWTCYPGRPDYFTHWAGAFKYAASLLGLPIGSYPHSRPPQAKLPAEAKSQIEAAYRRLGLLD, translated from the coding sequence ATGGCGACCGCAAGTGAGGCGCGGGCCTGGGCGCGCGGTGCCTTGCGGGGCATCGGTGATTCCCTGTACACGCCGTTTTCTGGCACCGACGGAGACGATATCGACTGGGACGCCTACCGGACGCTGGTGCGCTACTGCGTCGGCGACCTCGGCCACCCGATGCTGTGGTGTACCTCCGGGCTCGCGGAGTTCTGGGCGCTGACCCTCGAGGAGCGAAAGCGCTTGCTGGAGGTGGCGATCGAGGAGGGGCGGCGGGCGAACCCCGACGTCGTCGTGCAGGCCTGTACCGCCGCCATGAGCGCCAAGGATTGTCTGGATCTGACGCTGCACGCTCAGCAGGCCGGGGCGGACATCGCCTACATTCAGACGCCGATGATGGAGGCGCACGGCGGCGAAGGCGTGCTGCGTTTCTTCTCCTACATCGCCGCGCGAACGGATATCGCGTTGGGCATGTTCAATTCCCCGTCGTCGGGGTACGTGCTGACTGCGGCCGAAAGTGCGCGGATCTACCACGAAGTGCCGGCGGTGTGCGCCACCAAGGAGGGCGCCTTCCGTCCCGAGAGCAGTCGGCGACTGCATGAACTGGCGCCGGGTCTGGTGCTCTGGGAGTGCGACCGCACGGTGTATCGGGCCGGATGGCTGCGCGCCGGCATCGTCTGTCCGGCGCAGCTGGGTACCGCCGGCTATCTCTTCGAAACGCCGCAGCGCCGGTTGTTCTCTGAGTACTGGGATTTGGTGATGGCCGACAAACTCCTCGAGGCGATGGACTATGGCCGGGAGTCGGGGCTGGACCAGTTCGACTTGGACGTCGGCTCGTGGTGGACCTGTTATCCCGGGCGTCCTGACTACTTCACCCACTGGGCCGGGGCATTCAAATACGCGGCGTCTCTGCTGGGGCTGCCGATCGGGTCGTACCCGCATTCGCGGCCGCCGCAGGCGAAGTTGCCCGCCGAGGCCAAGTCTCAGATCGAGGCCGCATACCGTCGGCTGGGACTGCTCGACTAG
- a CDS encoding TetR/AcrR family transcriptional regulator C-terminal domain-containing protein, translating to MAKQATAEKRQRRERGSINPDDIISGAFELAEQVSIDNLSMPLLGKHLGVGVTSIYWYFRKKDDLLNAMTDRALSKYVFATPYVEANDWRDTLRNHARLMRKTFMGNPILCDLILIRAALSPKAARVGAQEMEKAIANLVEAGLSPEDAFDTYSAISLHVRGSVVLHRLHEKNQSSQDGTRSIEEAVAVDPQTTPLIAQVTGKGHRIAAPDETNFEYGLECILDHAGQLIEAGTSKAAKSAPRKAAGRKTAR from the coding sequence GTGGCAAAGCAGGCGACCGCGGAGAAGCGGCAGCGGCGCGAACGCGGGTCCATCAATCCCGACGACATCATCAGCGGCGCTTTCGAACTGGCAGAACAGGTTTCGATTGACAACCTGAGCATGCCACTGCTCGGCAAACACCTGGGGGTCGGAGTCACCAGTATCTACTGGTACTTCCGCAAGAAGGACGACCTGCTCAACGCGATGACCGACCGCGCCCTGAGCAAGTACGTGTTCGCCACCCCGTACGTCGAGGCCAACGACTGGCGCGACACACTGCGCAACCACGCGCGGCTGATGCGGAAGACGTTCATGGGCAACCCCATTCTCTGCGACCTGATCCTGATCCGGGCGGCGCTGAGCCCCAAGGCGGCTCGCGTCGGAGCCCAAGAGATGGAGAAGGCGATCGCCAACCTGGTCGAGGCGGGACTGTCGCCCGAGGATGCGTTCGACACCTACTCCGCAATCTCGCTGCACGTCCGCGGATCCGTGGTGCTGCATCGCCTGCACGAGAAGAACCAATCCTCGCAGGACGGCACGCGCTCCATCGAAGAAGCGGTGGCCGTGGACCCGCAGACCACGCCACTGATCGCTCAGGTCACCGGTAAGGGCCACCGCATCGCCGCCCCCGATGAGACGAACTTCGAATACGGCCTCGAGTGCATCCTCGACCACGCGGGTCAATTGATCGAGGCGGGCACATCAAAGGCGGCGAAGTCCGCACCGCGCAAGGCCGCCGGGCGCAAGACCGCTCGTTAA
- a CDS encoding enoyl-CoA hydratase/isomerase family protein, translated as MTATDTTDDRVLFDVDRERRIATITLNNPERRNTYDPAMRDAMARCLDQVAEDDELTVVLLRGAGGTFSTGADMDNAYGWYGEAAGDDGAARKKPSQRRRLTVDRKSFGFYHYLMGFPKVTVGEIAGYALGGGFEMALMTDISVIAGDTKIGMPATRFLGPALGSLHMFFHRLGPVLARRLLLTGDVIEAGDVAHLGIFTETCDSGSVTARARYWAQKAAKMPADGVVIAKEAFRLVEQSQAYQGEEVASYLFHAFGTNLQFAPDEFNFVKTRAQYGTKEAFRLRDQHFHVPEPEG; from the coding sequence ATGACCGCCACGGACACCACCGATGACCGGGTCCTCTTCGATGTCGACCGTGAGCGGCGGATCGCCACCATCACCCTGAACAATCCGGAGCGGCGCAACACCTACGACCCGGCCATGCGCGACGCGATGGCACGGTGCCTGGATCAGGTCGCCGAAGACGACGAACTCACCGTGGTGCTGTTGCGTGGCGCCGGTGGCACATTCAGCACCGGGGCGGATATGGACAACGCCTACGGCTGGTACGGCGAAGCCGCCGGTGACGATGGTGCGGCTCGGAAGAAGCCCAGTCAGCGTCGTCGGCTCACCGTGGACCGCAAGTCATTCGGCTTCTATCACTACCTGATGGGCTTCCCGAAGGTCACGGTGGGAGAGATCGCCGGTTACGCCCTGGGCGGTGGATTCGAGATGGCGTTGATGACCGATATCTCGGTGATCGCCGGTGACACCAAGATCGGCATGCCGGCGACACGCTTTCTCGGTCCGGCTCTGGGCAGTCTGCACATGTTCTTCCACCGGTTGGGTCCGGTACTGGCCCGGCGCCTGCTGCTGACCGGCGATGTCATCGAGGCCGGTGATGTCGCGCATCTCGGGATCTTCACCGAGACATGTGATTCCGGGTCAGTGACGGCACGTGCGCGGTACTGGGCGCAGAAGGCGGCCAAGATGCCGGCCGACGGGGTCGTCATCGCCAAGGAGGCTTTCCGATTGGTGGAACAGAGCCAGGCCTATCAGGGCGAGGAAGTCGCCAGTTACCTGTTCCACGCGTTCGGCACCAACCTGCAGTTCGCGCCCGATGAGTTCAATTTCGTCAAGACCCGCGCGCAGTACGGCACCAAGGAGGCATTCCGGTTGCGCGACCAACACTTCCACGTGCCGGAACCCGAAGGCTAG
- a CDS encoding PaaI family thioesterase produces the protein MTDGTGEAAPGSARFGEAPLAQTVAAAGAIRRLISLLLSLEHPYPTVKTMLGQFEDWERELAAAVPADLAPRIGVRADDERRVYLDHATDIGAYNPCFPEYRFERLDPGYATGTVAFPLAYEGPPGLVHGGFIGVFFDCVMQHHNCVTGLSGKTRSLTVTFRRPTPVLTELRFDITRSRVDRAITSTARLLHDGAVVCVGEVNTVAARPDQLSTTQFGRRRKESDL, from the coding sequence ATGACCGACGGCACAGGCGAGGCGGCTCCCGGTAGCGCCAGGTTTGGCGAAGCGCCGCTTGCCCAGACCGTCGCTGCGGCCGGCGCCATCCGCCGCCTCATCTCGCTGCTGCTGTCACTGGAACATCCGTACCCGACTGTGAAAACCATGCTGGGACAGTTCGAAGACTGGGAACGCGAACTGGCCGCCGCGGTGCCGGCAGATCTGGCTCCGCGCATCGGTGTCCGGGCCGATGATGAGCGCCGGGTCTACCTCGACCACGCGACCGACATCGGCGCCTACAACCCGTGCTTTCCCGAGTATCGCTTTGAACGACTCGACCCCGGGTACGCCACCGGTACCGTTGCCTTCCCCTTGGCCTACGAGGGACCACCGGGTTTGGTGCACGGCGGCTTCATCGGTGTTTTCTTCGATTGCGTGATGCAGCATCACAACTGCGTCACCGGGCTCTCCGGCAAGACGCGGTCGCTGACCGTCACGTTCCGGCGCCCGACACCTGTGCTGACCGAGCTGCGGTTCGACATCACCCGGTCACGGGTCGACCGGGCGATCACGTCGACGGCCCGGCTACTGCACGACGGCGCGGTGGTTTGCGTCGGTGAGGTGAACACCGTGGCCGCGCGACCCGATCAGCTCTCCACCACCCAATTCGGCAGACGCCGAAAGGAGTCCGACTTATGA
- a CDS encoding enoyl-CoA hydratase-related protein yields MSQDAGAAAAEGLVTASRSGGMLRIVLDRPARRNSLTPWMIGRLIELLTEAATDDSLRVVHLGGAGNDFCAGADWVATNDSSDERPRAGALVRRVPHAAHRVIELIHTIQLPVVCSVRGWAVGMGCNLALAADFTVAAVDAMFWEPFVERGFSPDSGATWLLPRLIGLARARRMLLLGEKVGAADAADWGLIHHAVAPSALDDTVDALLTRLAGGPTVAIGLAKQAMNYAAHATLGQAMTHELFNLEMSCRTKDFKEGLDAFRQRRAPEFRGR; encoded by the coding sequence GTGAGCCAGGACGCCGGCGCGGCAGCTGCCGAAGGTTTGGTGACGGCGTCGCGCAGCGGCGGGATGCTGCGAATCGTCCTGGACCGTCCGGCTCGGCGTAATTCGTTGACGCCGTGGATGATCGGGCGCCTGATCGAGTTGCTCACCGAGGCCGCCACCGATGATTCGTTGCGGGTGGTGCACCTCGGTGGCGCGGGCAATGACTTCTGCGCGGGCGCGGACTGGGTGGCCACCAACGACTCCAGCGACGAGCGGCCACGCGCCGGCGCCCTGGTGCGGCGAGTGCCGCACGCCGCGCACCGCGTCATCGAGCTGATCCACACGATCCAGTTACCGGTGGTCTGCAGCGTGCGTGGCTGGGCCGTCGGCATGGGCTGCAATCTCGCGCTGGCCGCCGACTTCACCGTGGCCGCCGTCGATGCCATGTTCTGGGAGCCATTTGTGGAGCGTGGGTTCAGCCCGGATTCCGGTGCTACCTGGCTGCTGCCCCGCTTGATCGGCCTCGCCCGCGCCCGACGAATGCTGTTGTTGGGCGAGAAGGTCGGCGCGGCGGATGCGGCCGACTGGGGTTTGATTCATCACGCCGTAGCCCCATCTGCACTCGACGACACCGTGGACGCATTGCTGACGCGCCTGGCCGGCGGCCCGACCGTTGCCATCGGGCTGGCCAAGCAGGCCATGAACTACGCCGCGCACGCGACCCTGGGTCAAGCGATGACTCATGAGCTTTTCAATCTGGAAATGTCATGCCGGACCAAGGATTTCAAAGAGGGTCTGGACGCCTTTCGGCAGCGGCGCGCACCGGAATTCCGGGGCCGTTGA